The following is a genomic window from Verrucomicrobiota bacterium.
TACTTTATTACTGCTATCTCCTATAAGCTAGCCAACGCACTCGTGGAAAGCATGAAGATGGAGGTATTGTGCAGAGATGATCGCATCAACCACCTTCTCAATATCCGGCCAATTGGCTATGAGGAAGCCCTGGTCAGCATTTTTGAGGAGGTGGAGCATTCGCAGATAATATCGAGCTGGAAAGATTCACTGGTAAGCGCAGATGGAAGTTATAAATTGTCAGATTTTATTCAGGTTCCGGGCCATGGTTGTTTTAGTGACCAACGCAGTAAGTCGGTTAAGGACAAAGCGGTTATCCTCAATAGGATTTGGAGTATTGGGGGAAAAGGCGGTTGGTATTATGCAAATTGGCTTTGGCGCATAAGGGGGTTTCTCGACAAAATTGCAGGAGGTGTAGGTCTAAGAAGAGGCCGTACTAATGAGCATGAAATTGCTGCAGGAGATGCCATAGATTTTTGGCGCGTACTCTACGCCAATAAGAATGAAGGTCGCTTGTTGTTGTTCGCAGAAATGAAGTTGCCGGGTGAAGCCTGGTTAGAATTCAAGTTAGAAGGCAGTAAACTTCGTCAAACAGCTACCTTTAGGCCAAGGGGATTATTGGGTAGATTATATTGGTTCTCTGTTTATCCTCTCCATGGTATATTATTTACAGGGATGTTGAACAAGCTAACCGAATAGAATGATAGCGTCATGGTACTCAGACTAGTCACTTTCCTGCTTATCAATTTTGCGGCCTTGGGCATTGGAAGTCTTTTGATGGACAATGGACCTGCTTCTGATTGGTACTTTCAGTTGAACAAAGCGCCTTGGACTCCCCCGGGGTGGTTGTTTGGTTTAGCGTGGACTCTGATCGTGATTTGTTTCGCTTTTTACATGTCCTATGCTTGGGAGGTCCTGAGTGACAAGATCTCTCTGATGGTGTTATTCGCAGTTCAATGGTTCCTGAACACATCCTGGAATCTTGTATTCTTTCGTTATCACCAAAGTTTTCTCGGCCTGGTTATTATAGCCCTTCTCGGTATTTTGGTAGCCTGCTTATTATTTGCTTACCTCTCCCGATTAAAAGTGAAGACCCTATTTATCTTGCCCTATTTTCTGTGGCTGTTGGTTGCCACTTCTCTTAACCTTTACATAGTTGTAAGGAATTAAAAGGATGCTTGCTGTTCACTGGTTCAGGAGGGATTTGCGCCTCGAAGATAACAGGTCGCTCCAAAGTGCATTAAGCGGCGATTTATCCGTGCTTCCGATCTTTATTTTCGACCAAAATATTCTCACAGATCTGCCAATAGACGACGCTCGACTGTCGTTCATCTATAAGGAATTAACACAAATCCAACAGCATCTCAAGAAGTGCGGAAGCGGAATACTTGCCATTCGAGGTGATCCACATGCCGTTTGGTCGTCGCTGCTTACTCGATTCGAGATCAGGGCGGTTCACTGGAATAAGGATTATGAGCCTTATGCTCGTGACAGGGACAAGGCGATTCGTAAATTGCTCGAAGCAAATGGAGTGGAAGTGAATGAGTATAAGGACCAGGTGATTTTTGAAGAAGGTGAAATCGTAAAGAAGGACGGTAAGCCCTATACCGTGTTTACACCCTATAAGAAAAAGTGGCTGGCAAAGCTAGAAGCGCAAAATGTGACGGCATGCGCCAACGAAACCAAGCATGGGTTTTTCCAACACCAGGCAAAATTTCCCACACTAAAAGAAATTGGATTTCTAAAGTCCAACTTGCCAACACCGAAATATGATATCAGTCGGATAGAAATGTATGGAGCAGAGCGGAATCTTCCGGCTGCAAATAGCACTTCTCGTTTGGGTCCACACCTCCGGTTCGGAACTGTAAGCATTCGTCAAGTCCTTGGCGACATCTACCCCCGATCGGAGCTGTTTCTATCGGAACTTATCTGGAGGGAGTTCTTCATGCAAATACTGTTCCATTTCCCTGGAGTGGTAAGCAGGAATTTTCGAAGTAAATACGACGGCATCCGTTGGAGAAACAATGAAACGGAGTTTGAAGCCTGGTGCCGTGGCGAAACGGGTTATCCGCTCGTGGACGCGGGTATGCGCCAATTAAACCAAACAGGTTTTATGCATAACCGGGTCAGAATGGTGGTCGCCAGCTTTCTCTGCAAGCACCTCCTTATAGACTGGTGTTGGGGAGAGGCATACTTTGCGGAAAAATTATTGGACTACGAACTTTCCTCGAACAATGGCAATTGGCAATGGGCGGCTGGAACCGGTTGTGATGCCGCTCCTTATTTTCGAGTTTTTAACCCTGCGACCCAACAAGAAAAGTTTGATCCTCAATATGAATACATAAAACGATGGTTGCTTGAGTATGGAACTGATGAATACTCTGAACCGATGGTAGATCATAAGTTTGCCAGAGAACGCGCGATTGCTACCTACAAGAAGGGAATTGATGGCTTCATCCCTTGCGATTAAAGTTTTACCAGCAATACTTAGCGGCCTTCCGTTCAAAGCAAAGTCCGCAGGTATTTAATAGGCATTGCCCTAGCGAACTATCAGACTCGCGATTTTTCCTGCAGGAGTGCGCTTACTTAATTCAAGGCAACGAGAATGAATCGTTATTGAATGCACTGTTGGGCCATATATATAGTATATAGGATTATTGAACAGTATATGAATCGCTTATTGGCGCACTAACTATTCAATGTGGTTGTTCTGAATTATTTTGTAGCTCTTATGTAAGTTATGTTATCAAGCAACTGTGATAGCATCCCACTAAACTAACCTAAAAGATTCACCAAACAGCTAATTCTTTAATCAATAAATAAAATGAAAATGAAAATGAAATCCAAACTAACTCTCGGAGTTCTAATTGCAGTACTATCCTGTGCCTCTTTATCAGGAAATATGATATCTTTGAAATCTGATAGGGTCATGGAACTCTCCGTGTTTAATGTATATGCACCAGACTCAAAAGAAACGAAAAACAATTCTTTTCTGATGAATTCGAATTGGAAGTTCCAGAAATCACTGGATTTTAACTCAGAGCCTGATTTTATCACAGTCGTTGGTCCTGGTGAGGAGAGCCATAGTATTCCAACTCCCAGTATAAAAACCACCCTGGTCAATACAAGTATTGAAAACAGCTAACTTCCTCAATTGAGTCCAGGCGTGCAGGGGGAGGTTAAGCCCTGCACGCTTTTCCATGTAAAACTATTTAGAACATTGCATAATAAAATACTCGGTTAGGCCAAAGTGAATCAGTACGGAACAATTACTAATAGTTCAATTATTCTTCACTTATTAAATGACATCCAATCATGAACCACAACACGCGAAGAACCGAGATTGTAGTAATTGGAGCGGGTATGTCCGGTCTCGCTGCAGCAACTGAACTTAAACGATCCGGGATGCAGGTTCTTGTTCTTGATAAAGCACGCGGCGTGGGAGGGCGACTGGCCAATCGACGAATTGATGGTGCCGTTTTTGACCATGGAGCTCAATTTGTGACAGCTCGCGATGATCGTTTCGTCGCGCTTTTGGCGGACTGGCACAAGCAAGGTATCGTTAAAGAATGGTATCGAAACAATCTAAACGATGGTGGCGGTCATCCACGTTTTTGTGGGAGTCCCACCATGTCGGCCATCGGCAAAGAACTGGCCCGGAACCTGGATCTTCTATTGCAGGGTTCTGTCACAGCCATTCAGCTTGACGGTGATAAATGGTCAGTACACTTACGGGAAGGAGAGCGCATCCAGGCCAAAGCCGTGGTAATGACTCCTCCCGTCCCTCAGTCGCTGGCTATTTTGGATGCCGGAAACGTTGCAATCTCTGGGACGACCAGAAGTCGTCTGGAAAAAATTAAGTATGAAAAGTGCTTTGCTATAATGGCTATTCTGGACGGGCCTTCGCTTATCCCCGCCCCAGGATCTTTAAAACCTGAGACAGGACCAATAGCATGGATAGCGGATAACCAGACCAAGGGCATCTCGGAGTTAACTGCCGTGACCATCCACGCCACAGGCGAATACAGTGAGGCAAACTGGGAGGGCGACCGGGATAAGGTTGCCCAGGAACTCTTATTTGCTTCACAGCAATGGCTCGGTGCATCTGTAGTCAAATATCAGGTACATGGATGGCGGTATAGCAAACCGGTTACCACGGACGAAGATCGTTGTTCAGTCATCAACCAACATCCGCCCCTGATTATTGCCGGTGATGCCTTTGGCGGTCCTCGTGTGGAAGGCGCGGCGCTCTCGGGATGGGCTGCGGCCGAAACACTATTACAGCTATGTCTAAGGGAACAAAAATCAGGATAACTGCTAACTATTTTAACTAAACTAACCCATCAGAATCATGTTACGATATCTAATTCCACTCATACTCATTATACAGTCACCTTTTATTATGGCCTACGAAAAAGCCTTCGAACCTACCGAGCCGGGCATCACCGAGCTTAAAGAACTTCCCTCTGGACGTCTGCTTGAGGCCAGAGGAGACGGTTCCTATTTTGACAGTTCGAACAGTCTCTTTAGACCACTCTTTCAATATATACAAAAAAACGATATCGCCATGACCACTCCCGTTGAGGCGCGAATGGATCCGGGCGCCATGTATTTCTGGGTGTCCTCCGCGCAGGAGGAAAAGGCGTCGAGTGACGCTGCCAATGTTCGGGTGATAGATGTGCCCAAGCGCACAGTAGTGGCTCATGGGTCCCGCGGTTCTTACTCACAAAACAATTTCGAAAAAGCCAAAGTCATTCTATTGGAGTGGGTGGATAGCCAAGAGGAGATGGAAGCCGTTGGTGAACCATTTGCCGTATATTGGGATGGTCCTTTTACGCCATGGTTTTTAAAAACCTTTGAAGTCCAGGTGGAGGTCCGGCCTAAGAATAGTGAGGCAGCTTCCTCTTAACCGCATTAAGGGTGGCGGCAATGAAAGAATCCTTTTACCAGGCCTTCCTCGGCTCTCTGGTAGCTGATGCGGCAGCCATGCCGGTCCACTGGTATTACAACGTCCAGTCTCTTGACTGCGACTATCCTGAACTGGCTGTATATACAGCTCCGAAAAATCCTCATCCTGACAGCATTCTCTGGCGATCTTCCTACAAACCGCGCAACAGCAAAGCGGATATCCTGCACGACCAAGCAAGCTATTGGGGAAAACGAGGAGTTCATTACCATCAGTTCCTGGAAGCCGGAGAAAACACTTTAAATTACCGTCTGGCTGTAGAGCTCTATAACAGTATTCTTCAAAACCGTAGTTACCATCCGACTCGCTGGCTGCAAACCTACGTAGAACTCATGAGGAGACCTGGCTGGCACAAGGACACTTATGTGGAGGAATACCATCGGGCGTTTTTCGACCGTCTGGCTTCGGGCATTACTCCCGAGAAATGCGGAATTGATGATCTTCACATTGGAGCACTTGCCACAGTGCCCGCGCTCCTTGCCGGTTTGAGCCAAGTAGAAGCACTCGATTACGATCGCTGGATACAAACCGTTTTACAGCATGTGGCCCTGACGCACCGAAACGCTCACGCCTTGAAAGCGGCCGAAGCATTGGCGCTGATACTTATGGATCTGGCACATGACGAAGAACTGGATTCAGTATTGAAAAAAAGAGTCAGTCCATTGAACTCCCCCGAACAATTTAAAGGATGGTCTGATTTTGAGGATCGAACCATTGTTGGCCGTCACCTGACTCCTGCCTGTTATTTACCTGATTCCTTTTCGGCCTCTCTTTTTCTTGCCTGGAAATATAGAGATGATTTCAAGGCTGGCATACTTGCTAACGCACGATGCGGAGGTGACAATTGTCACCGCGGTGCGGTAGTCGGTTCGATACTTGGCAGCATAAATAACATTCCTAAAGACTGGCTAAAGGATCTGAAGTCAATCGGACGAGTAACGAAACAGGAAAAGCCCTCCTCCGTCTAAATCCTAACTCATTAATGATTAAGTGTTCACTTTTTCCCAGTCCGGATGCATCCAGCCTTTAATCAAACGGATCATCGCCCATGGCCCCTGCCTGAAGGAAGTTGGTTGCTATCCCAGCGATGGCTGAACCTGGCTTTCATACATTGGGAAATCGACCCAGCTCAGTTGAGATCTAAAATTCCCGCTCAGCTGGAGATCGATCTATTCGAAGGTAAGGCATGGATCGGAATTGTGCCATTCGATATGAAAGGGGTTACTTTCCGTGGTCTTCCACCGGTGTCTGCATTCAGTGACTTCCCGGAAATCAATGTCAGGACTTATGTCGAATGTGAAGGGAAAAAGGGGGTTTGGTTTTTTAGCCTTGATGTGCCCAAACAATTTGCGGTCTGGACCGCGCGTACGTTTTTTCATCTGCCTTATCGCCGAGCGAAAGTGGAAGTAATTGAACAGGGTCAATCGGTTTACTACTCCCATCATATGAAACATTGTGCATTCGAAGCCACTTACAAGCCTACCCAAACCCATCAGTGGGATAAAAACTCTTTCGAAACATGGGCTACAGAACGCTACTGCCTTTACTGTCAGAGTAAACGAGGGCAACTGTATCGCACGGAAGTACACCATCCCCAATGGCCACTTGAAAAAGCAGAAATCTCATTTCAAAAAAACACCTTGCTCGACGATTTCGAGATTGGCAACCAGCATCCTTCAGTCCTCTTTTCCAGGAGCATTGATGTCATTGCCTATCCACCAACAGCTTTGTGACTTGAAGTTCTGGACGCCTTACCGAGGTTCATCCCACCGCTGGGGCACTTGAACAAA
Proteins encoded in this region:
- a CDS encoding tryptophan-rich sensory protein; protein product: MVLRLVTFLLINFAALGIGSLLMDNGPASDWYFQLNKAPWTPPGWLFGLAWTLIVICFAFYMSYAWEVLSDKISLMVLFAVQWFLNTSWNLVFFRYHQSFLGLVIIALLGILVACLLFAYLSRLKVKTLFILPYFLWLLVATSLNLYIVVRN
- a CDS encoding deoxyribodipyrimidine photo-lyase, giving the protein MLAVHWFRRDLRLEDNRSLQSALSGDLSVLPIFIFDQNILTDLPIDDARLSFIYKELTQIQQHLKKCGSGILAIRGDPHAVWSSLLTRFEIRAVHWNKDYEPYARDRDKAIRKLLEANGVEVNEYKDQVIFEEGEIVKKDGKPYTVFTPYKKKWLAKLEAQNVTACANETKHGFFQHQAKFPTLKEIGFLKSNLPTPKYDISRIEMYGAERNLPAANSTSRLGPHLRFGTVSIRQVLGDIYPRSELFLSELIWREFFMQILFHFPGVVSRNFRSKYDGIRWRNNETEFEAWCRGETGYPLVDAGMRQLNQTGFMHNRVRMVVASFLCKHLLIDWCWGEAYFAEKLLDYELSSNNGNWQWAAGTGCDAAPYFRVFNPATQQEKFDPQYEYIKRWLLEYGTDEYSEPMVDHKFARERAIATYKKGIDGFIPCD
- a CDS encoding FAD-dependent oxidoreductase, coding for MNHNTRRTEIVVIGAGMSGLAAATELKRSGMQVLVLDKARGVGGRLANRRIDGAVFDHGAQFVTARDDRFVALLADWHKQGIVKEWYRNNLNDGGGHPRFCGSPTMSAIGKELARNLDLLLQGSVTAIQLDGDKWSVHLREGERIQAKAVVMTPPVPQSLAILDAGNVAISGTTRSRLEKIKYEKCFAIMAILDGPSLIPAPGSLKPETGPIAWIADNQTKGISELTAVTIHATGEYSEANWEGDRDKVAQELLFASQQWLGASVVKYQVHGWRYSKPVTTDEDRCSVINQHPPLIIAGDAFGGPRVEGAALSGWAAAETLLQLCLREQKSG
- a CDS encoding heme-binding protein; translated protein: MLRYLIPLILIIQSPFIMAYEKAFEPTEPGITELKELPSGRLLEARGDGSYFDSSNSLFRPLFQYIQKNDIAMTTPVEARMDPGAMYFWVSSAQEEKASSDAANVRVIDVPKRTVVAHGSRGSYSQNNFEKAKVILLEWVDSQEEMEAVGEPFAVYWDGPFTPWFLKTFEVQVEVRPKNSEAASS
- a CDS encoding ADP-ribosylglycohydrolase family protein; its protein translation is MKESFYQAFLGSLVADAAAMPVHWYYNVQSLDCDYPELAVYTAPKNPHPDSILWRSSYKPRNSKADILHDQASYWGKRGVHYHQFLEAGENTLNYRLAVELYNSILQNRSYHPTRWLQTYVELMRRPGWHKDTYVEEYHRAFFDRLASGITPEKCGIDDLHIGALATVPALLAGLSQVEALDYDRWIQTVLQHVALTHRNAHALKAAEALALILMDLAHDEELDSVLKKRVSPLNSPEQFKGWSDFEDRTIVGRHLTPACYLPDSFSASLFLAWKYRDDFKAGILANARCGGDNCHRGAVVGSILGSINNIPKDWLKDLKSIGRVTKQEKPSSV
- a CDS encoding DUF2071 domain-containing protein, with the translated sequence MHPAFNQTDHRPWPLPEGSWLLSQRWLNLAFIHWEIDPAQLRSKIPAQLEIDLFEGKAWIGIVPFDMKGVTFRGLPPVSAFSDFPEINVRTYVECEGKKGVWFFSLDVPKQFAVWTARTFFHLPYRRAKVEVIEQGQSVYYSHHMKHCAFEATYKPTQTHQWDKNSFETWATERYCLYCQSKRGQLYRTEVHHPQWPLEKAEISFQKNTLLDDFEIGNQHPSVLFSRSIDVIAYPPTAL